The proteins below are encoded in one region of Actinomycetota bacterium:
- a CDS encoding nitroreductase family protein, which yields MPPQVINLSPDPAWYDAIARRTSRRSYDSMPVDSAVLDRLAAAGSRFATSPLRARCEIVSAASESVFKGLFGSYGAVSGAPSFVAFIGPKNAQVDSGYLGEAVILEATLAGLGTCWVAGMFDAAKVAEHIALAPDERVHSVTPLGYATTRMRGAEWAMHTLVRASTRKPLAVIAAGSDGWPQWAQAAAGAVRPAPSGGNGQPWRLRMNGDSLVIAQAPKAYWTAPIDCGIAMLHAELGALHVGVRGSWELLEAPDVARFTPLA from the coding sequence GTGCCACCACAGGTGATCAACCTCTCGCCGGACCCGGCGTGGTACGACGCCATCGCCCGCCGCACATCTCGCCGCAGCTATGATTCCATGCCGGTCGATAGCGCCGTCCTGGATCGCTTGGCCGCCGCCGGCTCGCGATTCGCGACGTCGCCGCTCCGGGCCCGCTGTGAGATCGTGAGCGCCGCGTCGGAGTCTGTGTTCAAAGGGCTCTTCGGCAGCTACGGCGCAGTCAGTGGCGCTCCGTCCTTCGTGGCCTTCATCGGCCCGAAGAATGCCCAAGTCGATTCCGGCTACCTCGGTGAAGCCGTCATCCTCGAAGCGACGCTCGCCGGCCTTGGAACGTGCTGGGTAGCCGGCATGTTCGATGCCGCGAAGGTCGCGGAACACATCGCCCTTGCACCGGACGAGCGCGTACACTCCGTGACCCCCCTCGGGTATGCGACGACGCGGATGCGCGGTGCCGAGTGGGCTATGCACACGCTGGTGCGGGCCTCCACACGCAAGCCTCTGGCAGTGATCGCGGCCGGCTCCGACGGCTGGCCGCAGTGGGCGCAGGCTGCGGCAGGTGCCGTCAGGCCGGCGCCGTCCGGCGGTAACGGACAGCCCTGGCGATTGCGCATGAACGGCGACTCCCTGGTGATCGCCCAGGCGCCCAAGGCGTACTGGACGGCCCCGATCGACTGCGGCATCGCGATGCTACACGCCGAGCTCGGCGCACTTCACGTCGGCGTTCGTGGCTCATGGGAGCTGCTCGAGGCCCCCGACGTGGCACGCTTCACGCCGCTGGCGTAG
- a CDS encoding DUF4065 domain-containing protein, with the protein MQELECFECGRLVTPRIEERLQTLPVRDEPTEVLAKIGVCPECGADMSVEEFDNATLVAAFNSYRQKHGLMAPEEIHRLRKRYGLGVRPFSLLLGWGEITLHRYESGSLQDAAHEAGLRLAEEPANIRILLGANGHKLTARQRARLEAHLQAIENGVRAASAPELQDRFVAREEQDAYGGWVPLRLSKLREMLLYYASMPNMYATKLNKLLFYADFAHYKRHRVSISGSPYLAFQHGPVPQHYSWIEADLVESEELGIEEVFFPSGDSGTVLRSLRKPDMSLFSAEELATLRRVADELAGLTSKALRDRSHAEKAWAKTPQRKMISYEMADELSL; encoded by the coding sequence ATGCAGGAGCTCGAGTGTTTCGAGTGCGGCAGACTCGTCACCCCCAGAATCGAAGAGCGGCTTCAGACCCTGCCCGTGCGCGACGAGCCCACCGAAGTCCTCGCCAAGATCGGCGTCTGCCCGGAGTGCGGCGCAGACATGTCCGTCGAGGAGTTCGACAACGCTACGCTCGTCGCGGCCTTTAACAGCTACCGACAGAAGCACGGCCTCATGGCCCCGGAGGAGATCCACCGCCTCCGCAAACGGTACGGCCTCGGCGTGCGCCCCTTCTCGCTTCTGCTTGGCTGGGGCGAGATCACGCTTCATCGCTACGAATCCGGCTCGCTACAGGACGCGGCGCACGAAGCAGGCTTGCGCCTGGCCGAGGAGCCAGCGAACATCCGCATCCTCCTTGGCGCCAATGGCCACAAGCTCACCGCTCGCCAGCGTGCACGGCTCGAAGCGCACCTTCAGGCGATTGAGAACGGTGTCCGCGCGGCCAGTGCGCCCGAGCTTCAGGACCGGTTTGTCGCACGCGAGGAGCAAGACGCGTACGGCGGATGGGTGCCCCTGAGACTCTCGAAGCTCCGCGAGATGCTGTTGTACTACGCCTCCATGCCGAACATGTACGCGACGAAACTCAACAAGCTGCTCTTCTACGCGGACTTCGCGCACTACAAGCGGCACCGGGTCTCAATCTCCGGGTCACCATACTTGGCCTTCCAGCACGGTCCCGTCCCTCAACACTACTCGTGGATCGAAGCGGATCTCGTCGAAAGCGAAGAACTGGGCATCGAAGAGGTCTTCTTCCCGAGCGGCGACTCCGGCACCGTGCTCCGATCACTGCGCAAGCCGGACATGTCGCTCTTCTCCGCCGAGGAGCTGGCGACCCTGCGTCGCGTGGCCGATGAACTCGCAGGCCTCACGAGTAAGGCTCTTCGGGACCGGTCGCACGCGGAGAAGGCGTGGGCCAAGACGCCTCAGCGCAAGATGATCAGCTACGAGATGGCCGACGAGCTGTCGCTGTAG
- a CDS encoding flavodoxin domain-containing protein yields MSRVLVVYGTKTGCTAGIAEHIGQTLADVGVTVDVVAAGEKPDPSAYDAIVVGSGVRAGNWHGVVKAWVNTNADALKSRPTAFFTAGLTMAATPEKADEVRAYTDPIIAETGVEPVDLGLFAGMNDLGKFSLPERLIMKAMKAPQGDFRDYDAIAEWTRAVAGKLVVA; encoded by the coding sequence ATGAGCAGGGTGTTGGTGGTCTACGGAACGAAGACGGGTTGCACGGCCGGCATAGCCGAGCACATCGGCCAGACGCTTGCCGATGTCGGCGTGACGGTGGACGTCGTGGCGGCGGGCGAGAAGCCGGATCCGTCCGCGTATGACGCGATCGTTGTGGGCAGCGGAGTCCGAGCGGGCAACTGGCACGGCGTGGTGAAGGCGTGGGTGAACACCAACGCAGACGCGCTCAAGTCGCGCCCGACGGCGTTCTTCACGGCAGGCTTGACGATGGCCGCAACCCCGGAGAAGGCCGATGAGGTTCGCGCGTACACCGACCCAATCATCGCCGAGACGGGCGTGGAGCCGGTCGACCTGGGTCTGTTCGCCGGGATGAACGATCTCGGCAAGTTCTCTCTGCCGGAGCGTCTCATCATGAAGGCGATGAAGGCGCCGCAGGGTGACTTCCGCGACTATGACGCGATCGCCGAGTGGACGCGCGCTGTGGCCGGGAAGCTGGTTGTGGCGTGA
- a CDS encoding adenosine-specific kinase, which yields MNLSTVRIDKPESVSLILGQSHFIKTVEDIHETLVGAVPGITFGIAFCEASGERFVRVSGTDADLQELATRNALAIGAGHTFVIHLGEGFYPINVLNALKMVPEVCRIFCATANPVEVIVAQTELGRGVLGVIDGSSPLGVEDEAGVVWRKGLLRAIGYKL from the coding sequence GTGAATCTCTCCACCGTTCGAATCGACAAGCCCGAGTCGGTCAGCCTCATCCTTGGCCAGTCGCACTTCATCAAGACGGTCGAGGACATCCACGAGACACTCGTCGGGGCGGTGCCGGGCATCACCTTTGGCATCGCCTTCTGCGAAGCTTCCGGGGAGCGCTTCGTGCGCGTGAGCGGGACCGACGCTGACCTGCAAGAACTCGCGACGAGGAACGCGCTCGCGATCGGGGCCGGCCACACGTTCGTGATCCACCTCGGCGAAGGCTTCTACCCGATCAACGTCCTGAACGCCCTCAAGATGGTGCCGGAGGTCTGCCGCATCTTCTGCGCGACGGCGAACCCGGTCGAAGTGATCGTCGCCCAGACCGAGCTTGGCCGAGGAGTGCTCGGCGTCATCGATGGCTCCTCGCCGCTCGGTGTCGAAGACGAAGCTGGCGTCGTCTGGCGCAAGGGCCTCTTGCGCGCCATCGGCTACAAGCTGTAG
- a CDS encoding cytochrome c3 family protein — protein MKSAAILRHSRHLALVLVVAWCLIPAQAAFAWREGGATWTGDTLDCPACHTEEFPFATRQGPHSGYLTTTRKCLACHAVHNSPAGGIKLLPKSTIKANCLVCHDGTGGMGVYGAITARGLSVGAGHRIDTTNTVPGGNAATGGAATFVFTGEGDFLSCDDCHNPHDADCVEPFSGERIRFHATDLGWLTVWSSDKLLKRTPTGSNTTSDDYGADWCVGCHRGRRSGLPTVMNHPTDTSATHATPFTYDNAAIVKSDVSLETTMGTMGLLGGVPSGIWHNRGYVMPYPRTAEQTGHEPICQQCHEDSRDVGTVGAVAPARIYRYGDGRTSGDAGTDNPLFQNFPHETQNARMLAESQDDLCDNCHPASLLP, from the coding sequence ATGAAGAGCGCCGCAATCTTGCGACACTCACGGCACCTCGCGCTGGTGCTGGTGGTGGCCTGGTGTCTGATTCCGGCCCAGGCGGCTTTCGCATGGCGTGAAGGCGGGGCTACGTGGACCGGCGACACGCTGGACTGTCCCGCCTGTCACACGGAGGAGTTCCCGTTCGCGACTCGCCAAGGACCACATTCCGGCTACTTGACCACGACTCGCAAATGCCTTGCTTGCCATGCAGTCCACAACTCGCCTGCCGGTGGCATCAAGCTTCTCCCCAAGTCCACGATCAAGGCCAATTGCCTGGTGTGCCATGACGGCACCGGGGGTATGGGCGTCTATGGCGCGATTACTGCACGAGGTCTCTCCGTTGGCGCTGGGCACCGCATCGACACCACCAACACCGTTCCTGGAGGCAACGCCGCTACCGGCGGCGCGGCCACATTCGTCTTCACGGGGGAAGGCGATTTCCTCTCTTGCGATGACTGCCACAATCCCCACGATGCCGACTGCGTGGAGCCCTTCAGCGGGGAGCGGATTCGCTTCCACGCCACGGACCTTGGCTGGCTCACGGTCTGGTCCTCGGACAAGCTCCTCAAGCGGACACCCACCGGCTCGAATACGACTAGCGATGACTATGGTGCGGACTGGTGTGTCGGTTGTCATCGGGGACGCCGCTCCGGTCTCCCCACGGTGATGAACCACCCGACGGACACCTCGGCCACCCATGCAACGCCCTTCACCTACGACAACGCGGCCATCGTGAAGAGCGATGTCTCGCTTGAGACCACGATGGGGACGATGGGGCTCCTTGGCGGTGTGCCTTCAGGCATCTGGCACAACAGGGGATACGTCATGCCATATCCGAGGACGGCCGAGCAGACAGGGCACGAGCCGATCTGTCAGCAATGCCACGAGGATTCTCGTGATGTGGGGACCGTCGGTGCTGTGGCGCCTGCGCGAATCTACCGGTACGGCGACGGTCGGACCTCGGGCGACGCCGGGACGGACAACCCGCTGTTCCAGAACTTCCCTCATGAGACGCAGAATGCTCGCATGCTCGCTGAGAGCCAGGATGACCTGTGCGACAACTGCCACCCGGCGTCGCTGCTGCCATAG
- a CDS encoding CDGSH iron-sulfur domain-containing protein, whose product MKDTEGMRISITRNGPYVVSGSVPLVRLEILTNEAGESVGWREVERFPAAERYLLCRCGSSDRKPFCDGSHMSVSFDGSETAGHDPYAMQAVPLEGPGVKLHDARKLCAEARFCDRGGGLWNLIEECDDSRSRALAEEEATLCPSGRYVLCDEDGTEIEPELPARIALVEDPSVGASGPLFVSGGIPVTGADGEEYEVRNRVTLCRCGRSTNKPFCDGSHLGATPSDR is encoded by the coding sequence GTGAAGGACACCGAAGGCATGCGCATCTCGATTACGCGGAACGGCCCCTATGTCGTGTCGGGGAGCGTCCCGCTCGTGCGCCTCGAGATCCTGACGAACGAGGCTGGCGAGTCCGTTGGCTGGCGAGAGGTCGAACGTTTTCCCGCCGCCGAACGGTACCTGCTCTGCAGGTGCGGTTCTTCGGACCGCAAGCCCTTCTGCGACGGCTCACACATGTCGGTGAGCTTCGACGGCAGCGAGACCGCCGGACACGATCCCTACGCCATGCAGGCTGTCCCGCTCGAAGGACCCGGCGTGAAGCTCCATGACGCGCGCAAGCTCTGCGCCGAAGCCCGCTTCTGCGATCGCGGTGGTGGGTTGTGGAACCTGATCGAAGAGTGTGATGACTCCCGGTCCCGTGCTCTCGCCGAGGAAGAGGCGACACTGTGCCCTTCCGGGCGTTACGTGCTGTGCGACGAAGACGGCACCGAGATCGAGCCGGAGCTGCCTGCGCGAATCGCCCTGGTCGAAGACCCGTCGGTAGGTGCCAGCGGCCCGCTGTTCGTGAGTGGGGGCATTCCGGTCACCGGCGCGGACGGTGAGGAGTACGAGGTTCGCAACAGGGTCACACTGTGCCGCTGCGGTCGCTCGACGAACAAGCCCTTCTGTGACGGATCGCACCTGGGAGCGACACCATCTGACCGGTGA
- a CDS encoding fused MFS/spermidine synthase, whose protein sequence is MLKVIVFVCGAALMGLELVAARVLAPAMGNSIYVWGSVISTVMVALSLGYWIGGHAADRWGASRLLPLVIAGAAFFTVLAPPIAAATLSWASDMGPRLGSLVASGLIFFVPALLLAMVSPLGVRLATTRGLEHIGRSAGSLYSISTAGSIVGTLATSFWLIPLLSLEPLIVWTGFLLGLAALAALGLAARSAIAQAAKGSEPSTPERLSSRFAVSAALGLVLACTAIGGWVLSDVGAGSATNATGETILFRADTQYHRITVTEDETVRHLRFDRSHQSAIYLDNGYESAIRYPDYLHLTVAAKPDAKRVLVLGLGGGTLVKRMWRDYPQMSIDAVEIDPVVVEVSQRYFGLPDDPRIRVFAEDARRYIQRTNETYDIIVIDAYYADGLPFHLTTTEFLGEVKARLAPDGVVAYNVISSVEGDDSKLFRSMYRTAGGVWSHLAVFPLDIAAQDNPGLIRNIIVQATDSDIPEEILRERIASRVDGRVSIGGFDRFGEDLYTEIVPVADVPELTDSHAPTDSLITVN, encoded by the coding sequence GTGCTGAAGGTCATCGTGTTCGTGTGTGGTGCCGCTTTGATGGGACTTGAGCTCGTCGCGGCGCGCGTGCTCGCGCCGGCGATGGGCAACTCGATCTACGTATGGGGCAGCGTCATCAGCACCGTGATGGTGGCCCTTAGCCTCGGCTACTGGATCGGCGGACACGCGGCGGACCGCTGGGGCGCGTCCCGCCTCCTTCCCCTCGTCATCGCTGGCGCTGCGTTCTTCACCGTCCTGGCGCCGCCCATCGCTGCAGCAACGCTCTCGTGGGCGTCCGACATGGGACCCCGCCTCGGCTCGCTCGTGGCCTCAGGGCTCATCTTCTTCGTTCCGGCACTCCTGCTCGCAATGGTCAGCCCGCTCGGCGTTCGCCTTGCGACCACCCGAGGACTCGAGCACATCGGGCGTTCGGCTGGCAGCCTGTACTCCATATCGACCGCAGGAAGCATCGTCGGTACGCTCGCGACCTCGTTTTGGCTAATCCCGCTCCTGTCGCTCGAACCGCTCATCGTGTGGACCGGGTTCTTGCTCGGTCTTGCAGCGCTCGCGGCGCTCGGTCTCGCGGCCCGCAGCGCGATCGCACAGGCCGCCAAGGGTAGCGAGCCGTCGACTCCCGAGCGGCTCAGCTCGCGTTTCGCGGTGTCCGCCGCCCTCGGCCTCGTGCTGGCGTGCACCGCGATCGGCGGGTGGGTCCTGTCGGATGTCGGCGCAGGCTCAGCCACCAACGCAACCGGCGAGACGATCCTCTTCCGCGCTGACACGCAATACCACCGCATCACCGTGACCGAGGACGAGACCGTCCGCCATCTGCGCTTCGACCGGAGCCACCAGTCCGCGATCTACCTCGACAACGGATACGAGAGCGCCATCCGATACCCCGACTACCTGCACCTGACGGTAGCGGCCAAGCCCGACGCCAAGCGCGTGCTGGTCCTCGGATTGGGCGGAGGCACGCTCGTCAAGAGAATGTGGCGTGACTACCCCCAGATGAGCATCGACGCCGTGGAGATAGACCCGGTCGTCGTCGAGGTCTCCCAGCGCTATTTCGGCCTGCCGGACGATCCGCGTATCCGCGTCTTCGCCGAGGACGCCCGACGCTACATCCAGCGCACGAACGAGACCTACGACATCATCGTCATCGACGCGTACTACGCCGACGGCCTGCCGTTCCACCTGACGACGACCGAGTTCCTTGGCGAGGTCAAAGCACGCCTTGCGCCCGATGGCGTGGTCGCGTACAACGTCATCTCGTCAGTCGAGGGCGACGACAGCAAGCTTTTCCGAAGCATGTACCGGACGGCCGGTGGCGTGTGGAGCCACCTGGCTGTCTTCCCTCTCGACATCGCCGCCCAGGACAACCCGGGCCTCATCCGCAATATCATCGTGCAGGCCACAGATTCCGACATTCCCGAGGAGATCCTGCGCGAACGCATCGCGAGCCGGGTCGATGGACGCGTATCGATCGGAGGCTTCGACAGGTTCGGAGAGGATCTCTACACCGAGATCGTCCCTGTCGCGGACGTCCCCGAGCTGACGGACTCACACGCGCCGACCGACTCGCTCATCACCGTCAACTGA
- the rsgA gene encoding ribosome small subunit-dependent GTPase A, whose product MSSHSDLEPIGFSPRWQALFAPFAEEGLLPARVIRADRGSVLAATGDGVVRAEPSTRLLKRARGAADLPAAGDWVALFAPPDLDVAQVEAVLDRSSAFMRGDPGTTSDAQVLAANIDTVFVVHPIPGDPNLRRIERELALAWDSGAVPVVVLTKADLSPDPEGAVAAVEAVALGVDVHLTSAATGEGVDALGAYTGGARTVALIGPSGAGKSTLINSLLGEERQATREVRVVDGKGRHVTVARELIAMPGGGVLVDTPGLRALALTDAEEGIAAAFPDIERFAESCRFRDCMHAEEPGCAVTAAVESGELAEGRLMSWHKLRREAEVAAMKTDARLRAEEVRKWKIILKSAKDFKKRTGRG is encoded by the coding sequence TTGTCCTCTCACTCCGATCTCGAACCCATCGGTTTCTCCCCCCGCTGGCAGGCGCTGTTCGCGCCCTTCGCCGAGGAAGGCCTTCTTCCCGCTCGTGTGATCCGCGCCGACCGGGGCAGTGTGCTTGCTGCGACCGGTGACGGTGTCGTGCGCGCGGAGCCGTCCACTCGACTGCTGAAGCGCGCTCGCGGTGCTGCCGACTTGCCCGCCGCCGGCGACTGGGTCGCGCTCTTCGCTCCGCCCGATCTCGACGTGGCGCAGGTCGAGGCGGTACTCGATCGTTCCTCGGCGTTCATGCGAGGTGATCCGGGAACGACCTCCGATGCCCAGGTACTCGCCGCCAACATCGACACGGTGTTCGTGGTGCATCCGATTCCAGGCGACCCCAATCTGCGGCGCATCGAGCGGGAGCTGGCGCTTGCGTGGGACAGCGGTGCCGTGCCGGTCGTCGTGCTGACGAAGGCCGATCTGTCGCCTGACCCCGAAGGGGCCGTCGCCGCAGTCGAGGCAGTGGCGCTGGGCGTTGACGTGCACCTGACGAGCGCAGCCACAGGCGAGGGCGTAGACGCGCTCGGCGCGTACACGGGTGGAGCCCGCACCGTCGCGCTCATCGGCCCGTCGGGTGCCGGGAAGTCGACGCTCATCAACTCACTCCTTGGCGAGGAACGGCAGGCCACGCGCGAGGTTCGCGTCGTGGACGGCAAGGGTCGTCACGTGACCGTTGCGCGAGAGCTGATCGCGATGCCCGGCGGAGGCGTGCTCGTCGACACGCCCGGCCTGCGCGCACTCGCACTGACCGACGCCGAGGAAGGCATCGCAGCAGCATTCCCCGACATCGAGCGGTTCGCTGAGAGCTGCCGCTTTCGCGATTGCATGCATGCCGAGGAGCCTGGTTGCGCGGTCACAGCCGCTGTCGAATCCGGTGAACTGGCCGAGGGGCGGCTGATGAGCTGGCACAAGCTGCGCCGCGAGGCGGAGGTCGCCGCGATGAAGACGGATGCACGCTTGCGGGCCGAGGAGGTTCGCAAGTGGAAGATCATCTTGAAGAGCGCGAAGGATTTCAAGAAGCGGACGGGGAGGGGGTAG
- a CDS encoding PLP-dependent cysteine synthase family protein: MDRAIEHRFRELSHLIGNTPLLVIEMLYRGQPRRVYAKAEHLNLTGSVKDRMASHVLRSAYERGELTPGAPIAEVTSGNTGISFAAIGRALGHPVTIFMPDWLSRERTDLIRSFGADCRLVSQAEGGFPACIELADRFAKENPGCFLPRQFSNFDNSEAHELTTGPEIWWQLRFVGLEPDGFVAGVGTGGTVMGVGAYLRAQKPTVSVHPLEPLNSPTLRVGHKVGSHRIQGISDEFVPPILDLAALDEILEVDDGDAIIMAQRLGRELGLGVGLSSGANLLGALMVQDRLGDDAVVATVFADDNKKYLSTSLLRDEPVGDRFMSPEIELRGFRAIKRACTTCCDGPECTRFFAEDGAPLPVDCPRRTTG, translated from the coding sequence ATGGACCGCGCGATCGAGCACCGCTTCAGAGAGCTCAGCCATCTCATCGGCAACACGCCGCTGCTCGTCATCGAGATGCTCTACCGCGGTCAGCCGCGCCGCGTCTATGCGAAGGCCGAGCACCTCAATCTCACAGGCAGCGTCAAGGACCGCATGGCCTCACATGTACTGCGCAGCGCGTACGAGCGGGGAGAACTCACGCCTGGCGCACCCATCGCCGAGGTCACCAGCGGAAACACCGGCATCTCGTTCGCCGCGATCGGCCGCGCACTGGGTCATCCCGTGACGATCTTCATGCCAGACTGGCTGAGCCGCGAGCGCACCGACCTCATCAGGAGCTTCGGCGCAGACTGCCGGCTCGTATCGCAGGCGGAGGGCGGCTTCCCGGCCTGTATCGAACTCGCCGATCGCTTCGCCAAGGAGAACCCTGGCTGCTTCCTTCCGCGGCAGTTCAGCAACTTCGACAACAGCGAGGCCCACGAACTCACCACAGGCCCGGAGATCTGGTGGCAGCTGCGGTTCGTAGGCCTCGAGCCCGATGGGTTCGTCGCCGGCGTCGGAACCGGCGGGACCGTGATGGGAGTCGGGGCGTACCTTCGTGCGCAGAAACCGACGGTCTCGGTCCACCCGCTCGAGCCGCTGAACTCCCCGACACTTCGGGTCGGCCACAAAGTAGGTTCCCACCGCATCCAGGGCATCTCCGACGAGTTCGTCCCGCCGATCCTCGACCTGGCCGCACTCGACGAGATCCTCGAAGTGGACGACGGGGACGCAATCATCATGGCCCAGCGCCTCGGGCGCGAGCTCGGGCTGGGAGTCGGCCTCAGCAGCGGGGCGAATCTCCTTGGCGCGCTCATGGTGCAAGACAGGCTTGGGGACGACGCTGTCGTGGCCACGGTATTCGCCGACGACAACAAGAAGTACCTGTCGACCAGCCTGCTGCGGGACGAGCCCGTCGGCGACCGCTTCATGAGTCCCGAGATCGAGCTTCGAGGATTCCGCGCGATCAAACGCGCGTGCACGACTTGCTGCGACGGCCCTGAGTGCACAAGGTTCTTCGCCGAGGACGGCGCGCCGCTACCCGTCGACTGCCCACGCCGCACGACTGGCTGA
- a CDS encoding glutamine synthetase family protein, giving the protein MLDKLRADAIEAITEQGVEFIHLWFTDVLGFLKTFVITIDELDTAMSEGMGFDGSSIQGFARIQESDMIALPDPATLQILPWRQDGQLVATMFCDIMRPDGTPYDGDPRYVLKRTLAKASEKGFTFYVGPELEYYYLRDDHSTEVLDHGTYFDMTTRDLSVDLRKQTVRTLKDFDIRVEYSHHEVGPSQHEIDLRYDEALRMADKVMTYRLVVKEVAQLNGVYATFMPKPMYGEAGNGMHVHQSLFTGESNAFFDPADEHNLSDIAKGYVAGLLHHSPAISAVTNQWVNSYKRLVSGFEAPVHICWAHRNRSALVRVPMYKPGKEAATRVELRSPDPACNPYLAFAVMLAAGLDGIERGLELPADVTDDVYEMTHERRAELGIGQLPEDLHEAITALESSALMRETLGEPVFNWYVRNKRMEWHDYRSRVTAWELEEYLPLL; this is encoded by the coding sequence ATGCTCGACAAGTTGCGCGCAGATGCTATCGAGGCGATCACGGAGCAGGGAGTCGAGTTCATCCATCTTTGGTTCACGGACGTCCTCGGGTTCCTCAAGACGTTCGTGATCACCATCGACGAGCTCGACACGGCAATGTCCGAAGGCATGGGCTTCGACGGTTCGTCGATTCAGGGATTCGCCCGTATCCAGGAATCCGACATGATCGCTCTGCCGGACCCTGCGACTTTGCAGATACTCCCCTGGCGCCAGGACGGCCAGCTCGTTGCCACGATGTTCTGCGACATCATGCGCCCGGACGGGACACCATACGATGGCGACCCACGCTACGTGCTCAAGCGGACGCTCGCCAAGGCATCCGAGAAGGGCTTCACGTTCTACGTTGGGCCGGAGCTAGAGTACTACTACCTTCGTGACGATCATTCGACCGAGGTGTTGGACCACGGCACGTACTTCGACATGACGACGCGCGACCTGTCCGTGGACCTGCGGAAGCAGACCGTCCGAACCCTCAAGGACTTCGACATCCGGGTGGAGTACAGCCACCACGAGGTCGGTCCGAGCCAGCACGAGATCGACCTGCGTTACGACGAAGCCCTGCGTATGGCCGACAAGGTCATGACCTATCGGCTTGTCGTCAAGGAGGTCGCCCAGCTCAACGGCGTCTACGCGACGTTCATGCCCAAGCCGATGTACGGCGAGGCGGGCAACGGCATGCACGTACACCAGTCGCTCTTCACCGGTGAGTCGAACGCGTTCTTCGACCCCGCCGACGAACACAACCTCTCGGACATCGCAAAGGGCTACGTTGCCGGTCTGCTGCACCACTCGCCGGCAATCAGCGCCGTCACCAACCAGTGGGTTAACTCCTACAAGCGACTCGTCTCCGGTTTTGAGGCCCCTGTCCACATCTGCTGGGCGCATCGCAACCGTTCGGCGCTCGTGCGCGTGCCCATGTACAAACCGGGCAAGGAAGCGGCGACCCGCGTGGAGCTGCGTTCACCCGATCCGGCCTGCAACCCCTACCTCGCGTTCGCGGTCATGCTCGCCGCCGGACTCGATGGCATCGAGCGAGGCCTCGAGCTTCCTGCCGACGTCACCGACGACGTCTACGAGATGACCCACGAGCGGCGCGCCGAACTGGGCATCGGGCAGCTTCCCGAGGACCTGCACGAGGCGATCACGGCTCTGGAGAGCAGCGCACTCATGCGCGAGACCCTTGGCGAACCGGTGTTCAACTGGTACGTGCGCAACAAGCGCATGGAGTGGCACGACTACCGCAGTCGCGTGACCGCCTGGGAGCTGGAGGAGTATCTGCCGCTGCTCTAG